In one window of Micromonospora cathayae DNA:
- the rny gene encoding ribonuclease Y, producing the protein MSAFDVVLLAVVVVLTLVVVGAVVLGARTLRGLATAPAPEDPAFVAEKDRQEQSLAALRTAADEAHSTADVAKSAAAAARAEAAAAKAEANAARAEARRVLEAARLEADTVLERAHKQAEADAEQLRAAARRSGEREVAVLASTTREQAAEVERRAARMDERERLNTEEAERLAERERQLTAASAALAAREAALGEREQALTEAEEHRRRELERVAGLTAEAARTELIEAIETSAKREAALLVRDIEADARGTAEQRARHIVVDAIQRVASEQTAESVVSVLHLPGDEMKGRIIGREGRNIRAFESVTGVNLIIDDTPEAVLLSCFDPVRREVGRLTLEKLVLDGRIHPHRIEEVHDLARQEVEQLCQRAAEDALVEVGITDIHPELAALLGRLRYRTSYGQNVLKHLVETAHIAGIMAAELRLDVPTIKRCAFLHDIGKALTHEVEGSHALIGADVARKYGESEEVVHAIEAHHNEVPPQTVEAVLTQASDACSGGRPGARRESLEAYVKRLERIEEIAAGKLGVEKVFAMQAGREIRVMVKPDDVDDIGAAVLARDVAKQIEEELTYPGQIRVTVVRESRVTEIAR; encoded by the coding sequence ATGAGCGCCTTCGACGTCGTCCTCCTCGCGGTGGTCGTGGTGCTGACCCTCGTGGTGGTCGGCGCGGTGGTCCTGGGTGCCCGGACCCTGCGCGGGCTGGCCACGGCCCCGGCACCGGAGGACCCGGCCTTCGTCGCCGAGAAGGACCGCCAGGAACAGTCCCTGGCGGCCCTGCGCACCGCCGCCGACGAGGCGCACTCCACGGCCGACGTGGCCAAGTCCGCCGCCGCGGCGGCCCGGGCCGAGGCCGCGGCCGCCAAGGCCGAGGCGAACGCCGCCCGCGCCGAGGCCCGCCGGGTGCTGGAAGCGGCCCGGCTGGAGGCGGACACCGTCCTGGAACGGGCCCACAAGCAGGCCGAGGCGGACGCCGAGCAGTTGCGCGCGGCGGCCCGGCGCAGCGGCGAGCGGGAGGTGGCCGTGCTCGCCTCCACCACCCGCGAGCAGGCCGCCGAGGTGGAGCGGCGGGCAGCCAGGATGGACGAGCGGGAGCGGCTCAACACCGAGGAGGCGGAGCGGCTGGCCGAGCGGGAACGTCAGCTCACCGCCGCCAGCGCCGCGCTGGCCGCCCGGGAGGCGGCCCTCGGGGAGCGGGAGCAGGCCCTGACCGAGGCCGAGGAGCACCGCCGCCGGGAGCTGGAGCGGGTCGCCGGGCTGACCGCCGAGGCGGCCCGGACCGAGCTGATCGAGGCGATCGAGACGTCCGCCAAGCGGGAGGCCGCGCTGCTGGTGCGGGACATCGAGGCGGACGCCCGCGGCACCGCCGAGCAGCGGGCCCGGCACATCGTGGTGGACGCCATCCAGCGGGTCGCCAGCGAGCAGACCGCGGAGAGCGTGGTCAGCGTCCTGCACCTGCCCGGGGACGAGATGAAGGGGCGGATCATCGGCCGGGAGGGCCGCAACATCCGCGCCTTCGAGTCGGTCACCGGGGTCAACCTGATCATCGACGACACGCCCGAGGCGGTGCTGCTGTCCTGCTTCGACCCGGTACGCCGGGAGGTCGGCCGGCTCACCCTGGAGAAGCTGGTCCTGGACGGGCGGATCCACCCGCACCGGATCGAGGAGGTGCACGACCTGGCCCGGCAGGAGGTGGAGCAGCTCTGCCAGCGGGCCGCCGAGGACGCCCTGGTCGAGGTGGGCATCACCGACATCCATCCGGAGCTGGCCGCCCTGCTCGGCCGGCTGCGCTACCGGACGTCGTACGGGCAGAACGTGCTCAAGCACCTGGTGGAGACCGCGCACATCGCCGGGATCATGGCCGCCGAGCTGCGGCTGGACGTGCCGACCATCAAGCGGTGCGCGTTCCTGCACGACATCGGCAAGGCGCTCACCCACGAGGTGGAGGGCAGCCACGCGCTGATCGGCGCGGACGTGGCCCGCAAGTACGGCGAGAGCGAAGAGGTGGTGCACGCCATCGAGGCGCACCACAACGAGGTGCCGCCGCAGACCGTCGAGGCGGTGCTGACCCAGGCGTCGGACGCCTGCTCGGGTGGGCGGCCGGGTGCCCGGCGGGAGAGCCTGGAGGCGTACGTGAAGCGGCTGGAGCGGATCGAGGAGATCGCCGCCGGCAAGCTCGGCGTGGAGAAGGTCTTCGCGATGCAGGCGGGCCGGGAGATCCGGGTGATGGTCAAGCCGGACGACGTGGACGACATCGGCGCGGCGGTGCTGGCCCGGGACGTGGCGAAGCAGATCGAGGAGGAGCTGACCTACCCGGGGCAGATCCGGGTGACGGTGGTCCGCGAGTCCCGGGTAACCGAGATCGCCCGCTGA
- the recA gene encoding recombinase RecA has protein sequence MAAAPDREKALDLALAQIDKQFGKGSVMRLGERPVVQTAIIPTGSIALDVALGVGGLPRGRVVEIYGPESSGKTTVALHAVANAQRNGGIAAFVDAEHALDPEYAKALGVDTDALLVSQPDTGEQALEIADMLVRSGALDIIVIDSVAALVPRAEIEGEMGDSHVGLQARLMSQALRKITGVLNNTGTTAIFINQLREKIGVMFGSPETTTGGRALKFYASVRLDVRRIESLKDGTDVVGNRTRVKVVKNKVAAPFKQAEFDIMYGKGISREGSLIDVGVEQAIIRKSGAWYTYDGDQLGQGKEKAREFLRENPDVAAEIEKKILEKLGVGTGAGDAAGGPELPPVDF, from the coding sequence ATGGCGGCAGCGCCCGACCGGGAGAAGGCACTCGACCTTGCTCTCGCGCAGATCGACAAGCAGTTCGGCAAGGGTTCGGTGATGCGCCTGGGGGAGCGGCCCGTCGTCCAGACCGCGATCATCCCCACCGGCTCCATCGCGCTCGACGTGGCGCTCGGCGTGGGTGGTCTGCCCCGGGGCCGGGTGGTCGAGATCTACGGTCCCGAGTCCAGCGGTAAGACCACGGTCGCCCTGCACGCGGTCGCCAACGCGCAGCGCAACGGTGGCATCGCCGCCTTCGTCGACGCCGAGCACGCGCTCGACCCGGAGTACGCGAAGGCGCTCGGTGTGGACACCGACGCCCTGCTGGTCTCCCAGCCCGACACCGGTGAGCAGGCGCTCGAGATCGCCGACATGCTGGTCCGGTCCGGCGCGCTCGACATCATCGTGATCGACTCGGTGGCCGCCCTGGTGCCGCGTGCCGAGATCGAGGGCGAGATGGGCGACAGTCACGTCGGTCTGCAGGCCCGGCTGATGAGCCAGGCGCTGCGGAAGATCACCGGCGTGCTGAACAACACCGGCACCACCGCGATCTTCATCAACCAGCTCCGCGAGAAGATCGGTGTCATGTTCGGCTCGCCGGAGACCACCACCGGTGGGCGGGCGCTGAAGTTCTACGCCTCGGTCCGGCTCGACGTCCGCCGGATCGAGAGCCTCAAGGACGGCACCGACGTGGTCGGTAACCGGACCCGGGTCAAGGTGGTGAAGAACAAGGTCGCCGCGCCGTTCAAGCAGGCCGAGTTCGACATCATGTACGGCAAGGGCATCTCCCGGGAGGGTTCGCTGATCGACGTGGGCGTCGAGCAGGCGATCATCCGCAAGTCCGGCGCCTGGTACACCTACGACGGTGACCAGCTCGGCCAGGGCAAGGAGAAGGCCCGCGAGTTCCTCCGGGAGAACCCGGACGTGGCCGCCGAGATCGAGAAGAAGATCCTGGAGAAGCTCGGTGTCGGCACCGGGGCGGGCGACGCCGCCGGTGGCCCCGAGCTGCCGCCGGTCGACTTCTGA
- a CDS encoding regulatory protein RecX — protein sequence MAGRRARSGRGWDAAPSRTGDTPSRPRRGRRDRADQPGPATSAGGDPNYRDNPDAGDDTDTGSTPPRSEAELAREICLRQLAVRPRTRAELAGALARRGVSPEVSAEVLDRYDEVGIIDDAAFARAWVSSRHAGRGLARRALANELRQRGVDGEVASAALGELDEDTEEETARALVQRKLRSARGEPDAVFRRMVGMLARKGYPPGLAIRAVKDALAAQSAEAAEFADQVDVDALADAEGEFER from the coding sequence ATGGCCGGACGACGGGCCCGTTCGGGGCGGGGCTGGGACGCCGCGCCGTCCCGGACGGGTGACACCCCTTCCCGTCCCCGCCGGGGGCGACGCGACCGGGCCGACCAGCCCGGCCCGGCGACCTCGGCCGGGGGCGACCCGAACTACAGGGACAACCCGGACGCCGGGGACGACACCGACACCGGGTCGACTCCGCCGCGCAGCGAGGCGGAGCTGGCCCGGGAGATCTGCCTGCGGCAGCTCGCGGTCCGGCCCCGGACCCGGGCGGAGCTGGCCGGGGCGCTGGCCCGCCGGGGCGTCTCGCCGGAGGTCTCCGCCGAGGTGCTCGACCGGTACGACGAGGTCGGCATCATCGACGACGCCGCCTTCGCCCGGGCCTGGGTCAGCAGCCGGCACGCCGGTCGCGGGCTGGCCCGTCGGGCGCTCGCCAACGAGCTGCGCCAGCGCGGGGTGGACGGCGAGGTCGCCAGCGCGGCGCTCGGGGAGCTGGACGAGGACACCGAGGAGGAGACGGCCCGTGCGCTGGTGCAGCGCAAGCTGCGGTCGGCGCGGGGCGAGCCGGATGCGGTGTTCCGGCGGATGGTCGGCATGCTCGCCCGCAAGGGGTACCCGCCCGGTCTGGCGATCCGGGCGGTCAAGGACGCGTTGGCCGCGCAGAGCGCCGAGGCGGCCGAGTTCGCCGATCAGGTCGACGTCGACGCCCTGGCCGACGCCGAGGGCGAGTTCGAACGGTAG
- a CDS encoding DUF3046 domain-containing protein: MRLTDFWSRLEEAFGPGYAASIARDQVLSQLGGRTIEQAFASGEQTHVVWRAVCAAYPDRVPARLR, from the coding sequence GTGCGGCTGACCGACTTCTGGAGCCGGCTGGAGGAGGCCTTCGGGCCCGGTTACGCCGCCAGCATCGCCCGGGACCAGGTCCTGTCCCAACTCGGTGGCCGGACCATCGAGCAGGCGTTCGCCTCGGGTGAGCAGACCCACGTGGTGTGGCGGGCGGTGTGCGCCGCGTATCCGGACCGGGTGCCCGCGCGACTGCGCTGA